The following proteins come from a genomic window of Coffea arabica cultivar ET-39 chromosome 11c, Coffea Arabica ET-39 HiFi, whole genome shotgun sequence:
- the LOC140016621 gene encoding uncharacterized protein: MPKTRSQRNVDGTEGGAQGGPQPVHQEANTGEVRVELSQISPEQLVQSVAANLPTFEAIVTYLKGQSGQSGAMKGQSGVPPSPERRVRKTGRTGSSESRSGSPRSKRARRDITREQVQVPEPSHRNSRTSHPEPALRPSRMEIPHRKEDYQVQDELDLLLDPEADRYTPSPFIPDIEDYPLPAKFKIPSMKSYDATTDPEDHLFAFLTQMRLQTAADAVRCKTFPMFLEGKARQWFQGLPPRSVRSFSRLARLFAAQFVSSRAYSKTTAHLMTVHQGPEESLREYMVRFNNESLQVRDRDDKVVMAAFVNGLRKQKLYTEFVERPPKSVREMLDRAHEKANAEEANRLKGVQERLRDDKRRKGADLGEPRPGQDRKSVSERLPRSRPWEKEKTWTSLTAPRARVLAVMEQQGISRPPRPLGGDKIQRDQGLYCSYHRDVGHDTEDCRHLKKEIEKLIRRGHLGQFVRDGRTDQKPGGFKRDRTASSHDRPRGPRDRTPEQGVQNLAGVINTIAGGPAGGDSHTARRNNRPPPSGESSSKRLKMYEEIIYGPEDAVPLASNNHEAIVIEVITCNYKVKKVYIDNGSAIDVLYYKTFKELQLEDKQLIPVRTPLIGFAGPPVRPEGMITLMVTVGESPKCRTVPVNFAVVKEPSSYNMILGRPTLNALRAVCSTLHLSMKFPTPDGVAEVMGDPEVARACYIATLKGKEKLVAQTTCLEPWEPAEREERLETDESLVELSIRPERPDRVVKAGASLSDLTRRALESLLEEYAEIFAWSADDMPGVPPELAVHKLHVDPNIQPVKQKKRSFAPERNEVVKEEEDRAWRMCVDFTDLNKACPKDCYPLPRIDQLVDSTTGYEIFCFLDAFKGYHQIALDEADQEKTAFITEYGTYCYTTMPFGLKNAGATYQRLVNKLFKNQIGRNMEVYVDDMLVKSRTQEQFINNLREIFDVLRSSRMRLNPKKCTFGVRSGKFLRYMISKNGIRANPDKVKAIMDMAPPRNIKEVQRLAGRMAALNRFLSKSAVRGSPFFRALRRGPQFEWTPECQRAFDELKAHIARLPALTSPAQGEVLFIYLAVGKEAISAVLVREDGKIQKPMYYVSRALQGAEQRYTSIERYILALVHATRKLRSYLQTHPVVVMTDQPLKQILSKPDASGRMVRWAVELSEYDLSYQPRTAIKAQALADFIAEGISFGQEQLQAELTSGAVKAMQARGTVEVAQAAETKSTQDVAEARQVGEAAEVVKGTQTPMVEQTIDAVEAKQAEGLAGVGQATKEAKAEQVKEAVEVEQVTGQVDQTIPTWTLFVDGSSSKDGCGAGLLLTSPLGDELAYALRFDFRASNNESEYEALIAGMMIARKLGAESIEVYSDSQLIVNQVGGSYEVKEEPLRRYVAKVRELETQFKLFTLKQVPRSQNKRADALSKLASTSVGTLNKEVLVEIVRSRAYDQVDAAVIQVISSWMDPIVRYLANGELPPNRVEARRVLLRSRGYELSSGVLYKKSYLRPWLRCITPEEGNYILRELHGGICGNHVGPRVLAKKGMLSGYYWPTIFLDSADLVARCKSCQLHAPIHHVPTQEMIPLQSPWPFFQWGIDLLGPFPRAPGGYEHIVMAVDYFTKWVEAEPLTTISSRSVQKFLWRNIVCRFGIPHVLVSDNGRQFADSALQGWCSELGIRQHFTSVGHPQANGQVENETPFALTYGAEAVIPAEIGVPSCRVQNFIARDNEEELRLNLDMLEARREEAAIRMAKYKGQIARHYNARVRPLSFQPGDLVLRKNSVSRLQGTGKLDSNWEGPYVVKEADRAGYCRG, from the exons ATGCCGAAGACTAGATCTCAGAGGAATGTGGATGGTACTGAGGGGGGCGCTCAGGGCGGCCCCCAACCAGTTCACCAGGAAGCCAACACAGGGGAGGTAAGGGTCGAGCTCTCGCAGATCTCGCCGGAACAACTGGTGCAGTCGGTTGCCGCGAACTTGCCTACCTTTGAGGCTATTGTGACGTACCTGAAGGGACAGTCTGGACAATCTGGCGCGATGAAGGGACAATCTGGAGTCCCTCCCAGTCCGGAGCGTCGGGTGCGAAAAACGGGCAGAACAGGGAGTTCGGAATCTCGATCTGGAAGCCCCAGGTCGAAGAGGGCGAGAAGGGATATTACACGCGAGCAGGTCCAGGTGCCAGAGCCCTCTCATAGGAATTCCCGAACTAGCCATCCGGAGCCCGCTCTGAGGCCTTCTCGGATGGAGATCCCTCACAGGAAGGAGGATTATCAGGTCCAGGATGAACTGGATCTCCTGCTGGATCCAGAGGCAGATAGGTACACTCCCTCTCCCTTCATACCGGATATCGAAGATTACCCTCTGCCTGCCAAGTTCAAAATACCATCCATGAAGTCCTACGACGCGACCACAGATCCGGAGGATCACTTGTTTGCATTCCTGACTCAGATGCGCCTTCAGACAGCTGCtgatgcggtcaggtgcaagacctttCCGATGTTCTTGGAAGGAAAAGCCCGACAATGGTTTCAGGGTTTGCCTCCCAGGTCAGTTCGGTCGTTCAGCCGGCTCGCGCGGCTGTTCGCGGCCCAGTTCGTTTCCTCCCGCGCTTATTCCAAAACCACGGCTCATCTGATGACTGTCCATCAGGGGCCCGAGGAGTCATTGCGTGAGTATATGGTACGGTTTAACAACGAATCCCTTCAGGTGCGGGACCGAGATGACAAGGTGGTGATGGCTGCCTTCGTCAACGGGTTGCGCAAGCAGAAGTTGTATACGGAGTTCGTAGAAAGACCTCCCAAGTCCGTCCGGGAGATGCTAGATCGAGCCCACGAGAAGGCGAATGCCGAGGAGGCCAACCGTCTGAAGGGCGTCCAGGAAAGGTTGCGGGATGACAAGCGAAGGAAGGGTGCCGACCTGGGGGAGCCACGGCCAGGTCAGGACCGAAAGAGCGTATCCGAGCGCTTACCTCGGAGCCGACCTTGGGAGAAGGAAAAGACCTGGACTTCGCTCACAGCGCCCAGGGCTCGGGTTCTGGCCGTGATGGAACAGCAAGGGATCTCTCGTCCTCCTCGGCCGCTGGGGGGCGACAAAATCCAGCGAGATCAGGGTTTGTATTGTTCTTACCACAGGGATGTCGGGCACGATACTGAGGACTGTCGGCACCTTAAGAAGGAGATCGAAAAACTGATACGAAGAGGTCATCTTGGACAGTTCGTCCGTGACGGGCGAACGGACCAGAAGCCAGGAGGGTTCAAACGAGATCGGACGGCCAGTTCGCACGACCGACCTCGAGGTCCTCGTGATCGAACTCCGGAGCAGGGGGTTCAGAACCTAGCTGGAGTAATCAACACTATTGCAGGGGGACCTGCTGGAGGAGATAGCCACACGGCTCGACGAAACAACCGACCTCCCCCTAGCGGAGAAAGCTCGAGCAAGCGTTTGAAGATGTACGAGGAAATCATCTACGGGCCAGAGGACGCGGTACCTTTAGCCTCTAATAATCATGAAGCGATCGTGATAGAAGTTATCACGTGCAACTACAAGGTAAAGAAGGTGTACATCGACAATGGGAGTGCCATCGATGTGCTGTATTACAAAACCTTCAAGGAATTGCAGCTGGAAGACAAGCAGCTCATCCCAGTTCGGACTCCCTTGATTGGTTTTGCAGGTCCGCCGGTTAGACCAGAGGGGATGATAACCCTCATGGTCACGGTAGGGGAGTCACCGAAGTGCCGGACTGTCCCGGTGAACTTTGCGGTGGTAAAGGAGCCATCCTCCTACAATATGATACTGGGACGACCTACCCTAAACGCACTCCGAGCTGTCTGTTCAACCCTGCACCTTAGCATGAAGTTCCCGACGCCTGATGGGGTGGCCGAGGTGATGGGAGATCCGGAGGTAGCTCGGGCCTGTTACATCGCAACCCTCAAAGGTAAGGAGAAGCTGGTGGCCCAAACGACCTGTTTGGAGCCCTGGGAGCCTGCTGAAAGGGAGGAAAGGCTGGAAACGGATGAGAGTCTGGTCGAGTTGTCCATCCGTCCCGAGCGGCCTGATCGCGTAGTAAAGGCCGGAGCTAGCCTGAGCGACCTGACACGGAGAGCTCTGGAGTCCCTGCTGGAGGAATATGCCGAGATCTTTGCATGGAGTGCTGATGACATGCCGGGAGTCCCACCCGAGCTGGCAGTTCACAAGTTGCACGTTGACCCAAACATCCAGCCAGTGAAGCAAAAGAAGAGGAGCTTCGCTCCTGAGCGCAACGAGGTCGTCAAGGAAGAG GAGGACAGGGCCTGGAGGATGTGCGTAGATTTCACCGACCTGAACAAGGCCTGTCCGAAGGATTGTTACCCCCTCCCTCGCATCGACCAGCTAGTCGATTCGACCACTGGGTACGAGATCTTCTGCTTTCTGGATGCCTTCAAGGGGTATCACCAGATAGCTCTGGACGAGGCAGATCAggagaagactgctttcatCACCGAATACGGTACGTATTGTTATACCActatgccatttggattgaaaaatgcaGGCGCGACCTATCAACGGCTGGTCAATAAGTTGTTTAAAAACCAGATCGGCCGAAATATGGAGGTGTACGTGGATGACATGCTGGTGAAAAGCCGAACTCAAGAGCAGTTCATCAACAACCTCAGGGAAATCTTTGACGTCCTACGGAGCTCGCGGATGCGGTTGAACCCCAAGAAGTGCACCTTCGGGGTTAGGTCGGGCAAGTTCCTGAGGTACATGATATCCAAGAACGGGATAAGAGCTAATCCCGACAAGGTGAAAGCTATCATGGACATGGCTCCTCCCCGAAACATAAAAGAGGTCCAGCGGCTAGCTGGCAGGATGGCGGCCCTGAACAGGTTCCTGTCGAAGTCTGCCGTTCGGGGTTCCCCCTTCTTCAGGGCCCTGCGAAGAGGTCCCCAGTTCGAATGGACTCCCGAGTGCCAGCGCGCGTTTGACGAGCTCAAAGCCCACATCGCACGCTTGCCAGCTTTGACCTCTCCCGCACAAGGAGAAGTCTTATTCATCTATCTAGCAGTTGGGAAGGAGGCGATCAGTGCGGTACTAGTTCGGGAAGACGGTAAAATCCAGAAACCCATGTACTATGTCAGTCGAGCTTTGCAGGGGGCGGAGCAGAGGTACACCTCAATTGAGCGGTATATTCTAGCATTGGTGCACGCGACCCGGAAGCTCAGGTCGTACTTGCAAACTCACCCCGTGGTGGTCATGACCGACCAACCTCTCAAGCAAATTCTCTCAAAGCCTGATGCATCAGGAAGAATGGTAAGGTGGGCCGTGGAGCTGTCTGAATACGATCTCAGCTACCAACCCCGCACGGCCATTAAGGCTCAAGCATTGGCAGATTTCATAGCCGAAGGGATCTCCTTTGGGCAAGAACAGTTGCAAGCCGAGCTAACCAGTGGCGCAGTCAAGGCCATGCAGGCCAGAGGAACTGTCGAGGTAGCGCAGGCCGCCGAGACCAAGTCGACCCAAGACGTAGCTGAGGCCAggcaggtcggagaagctgccGAGGTCGTGAAAGGCACTCAGACTCCCATGGTTGAACAGACCATAGACGCAGTCGAGGCCAAGCAGGCCGAGGGACTTGCCGGGGTCGGACAGGCCACAAAGGAAGCCAAGGCCGAACAGGTCAAAGAGGCTGTTGAGGTTGAACAGGTCACGGGCCAGGTCGATCAGACCATCCCGACCTGGACACTGTTCGTAGATGGATCTTCAAGCAAGGACGGATGCGGAGCGGGACTTCTCCTGACCAGCCCCTTGGGGGATGAGTTGGCCTACGCCCTGAGATTTGATTTCAGAGCCTCCAACAATGAGTCCGAGTATGAGGCTCTGATCGCGGGGATGATGATAGCCCGGAAGCTGGGGGCTGAGTCAATAGAAGTCTACAGCGACTCACAGCTGATAGTCAACCAGGTCGGGGGAAGTTACGAAGTTAAGGAGGAGCCCTTGAGAAGGTACGTTGCCAAAGTACGTGAGCTGGAAACTCAGTTCAAATTGTTCACGCTCAAGCAGGTGCCGCGAAGCCAAAATAAGAGGGCGGATGCACTGTCCAAACTAGCCTCCACCTCGGTCGGCACGTTGAACAAAGAGGTCTTGGTTGAGATCGTTCGAAGTCGGGCGTATGACCAGGTAGATGCGGCGGTCATCCAAGTAATAAGCTCGTGGATGGATCCCATCGTGCGGTACCTAGCTAATGGGGAGCTCCCTCCAAACCGGGTGGAGGCACGTAGGGTCCTCCTCAGGTCGCGGGGATACGAGCTCTCGAGTGGGGTACTCTACAAGAAATCTTACCTACGCCCCTGGCTGAGGTGTATCACTCCGGAGGAAGGAAACTACATCCTGCGGGAGCTGCACGGGGGCATATGTGGAAACCACGTCGGCCCAAGGGTTCTGGCCAAGAAGGGAATGCTGTCTGGATACTACTGGCCGACCATCTTCCTAGACTCAGCCGACCTGGTAGCTCGGTGCAAATCCTGCCAGTTGCATGCGCCGATTCATCACGTCCCAACTCAAGAGATGATCCCTCTTCAAAGCCCCTGGCCTTTCTTCCAGTGGGGGATCGACCTGTTGGGCCCATTTCCCCGAGCTCCAGGAGGTTATGAGCATATAGTGATGGCAGTGGATTATTTCACTAAATGGGTGGAGGCTGAGCCCCTTACCACCATTAGCAGCAGGTCGGTTCAGAAGTTCCTCTGGCGAAACATCGTCTGCCGATTTGGTATACCCCATGTTCTGGTCTCCGACAACGGGCGTCAGTTCGCCGACAGTGCGCTTCAAGGCTGGTGCTCGGAGCTCGGGATCCGACAGCACTTTACCTCAGTAGGGCATCCCCAAGCCAACGGGCAGGTCGAGAAC GAAACTCCCTTTGCTCTAACGTATGGGGCAGAGGCGGTGATCCCTGCGGAGATCGGAGTCCCTTCGTGCAGGGTTCAGAATTTCATAGCTCGGGACAATGAGGAAGAGCTACGTCTTAATTTGGACATGCTGGAGGCCAGGAGAGAGGAAGCGGCCATACGTATGGCCAAGTATAAAGGGCAGATCGCACGGCATTACAATGCTAGGGTGAGGCCTCTGTCTTTCCAGCCAGGGGACCTGGTTTTGAGGAAGAACAGTGTAAGTCGGCTTCAGGGCACAGGCAAGCTAGACTCAAACTGGGAGGGTCCCTATGTGGTGAAAGAAGCAGATCGAGCTGGGTACTGCAG GGGATAG
- the LOC113715401 gene encoding uncharacterized protein, which produces MTTSRRLADRKVEKFEKNITRRGAVPETSTKKGSNYPVGPILLGFFVFVVIGSSIFQIIRTATSGGMA; this is translated from the exons ATG ACTACATCAAGGCGTCTTGCTGATAGGAAGGTGGAGAAGTTCGAGAAGAACATCACCAGACGGGGAGCAGTTCCTGAAACTAGTACAAAGAAGGGAAGCAACTACCCTGTCGGCCCTATCTTGCTTGGTTTCTTCGTTTTTGTGGTCATTGGATCATCTATATTCCAGATAATTAGGACAGCAACAAGTGGAGGAATGGCTTAA